A single Curtobacterium sp. MCSS17_015 DNA region contains:
- the pip gene encoding prolyl aminopeptidase — protein sequence MRQLYPPLEPNHSGLLDVGDGQQVYWEECGSPDGKPVVFLHGGPGAGCSPDHRRLFDPARYRIVLFDQRNCGRSLPHAGDPATDLSANTTWTLVEDIERLREHLAIDAWQVFGGSWGSALALAYAETHPERVTELVIRGIFTLRTSEIDWFYEGGAANVLPDLWEQYLAPVPVEERQPGGLVRAYERLLADPDPAVHGPAAVAWASWEAASITLLPRPDLVARYADPTTALAFARIENHYFTHDGWFDDGQLIRDAPRLQGIPTVIVQGRYDMCTPAVTAWDLHRALPSAEFRMVDDAGHAFDEPGILDALLETTDRFAGDVR from the coding sequence ATGCGCCAGCTGTACCCACCGCTCGAACCGAACCACTCCGGCCTGCTCGACGTCGGCGACGGCCAGCAGGTGTACTGGGAGGAGTGCGGCTCACCGGACGGCAAGCCCGTCGTGTTCCTGCACGGCGGGCCCGGGGCCGGCTGCTCACCCGACCACCGTCGCCTGTTCGACCCCGCCCGCTACCGGATCGTGCTGTTCGACCAGCGGAACTGCGGCCGCAGCCTCCCGCACGCCGGCGATCCGGCGACCGACCTGTCCGCGAACACGACGTGGACCCTCGTCGAGGACATCGAACGGTTGCGCGAGCACCTGGCGATCGACGCGTGGCAGGTGTTCGGCGGCTCCTGGGGGTCGGCCCTCGCACTCGCGTACGCGGAGACGCATCCGGAGCGGGTCACCGAACTCGTCATCCGGGGGATCTTCACGCTGCGGACGAGCGAGATCGACTGGTTCTACGAGGGCGGTGCCGCGAACGTCCTCCCCGACCTGTGGGAGCAGTACCTCGCTCCCGTCCCGGTCGAGGAGCGCCAACCCGGCGGACTCGTGCGCGCGTACGAGCGGCTGCTGGCCGACCCGGACCCCGCCGTGCACGGTCCGGCCGCGGTCGCCTGGGCGAGCTGGGAGGCCGCGTCGATCACGCTCCTGCCCCGCCCCGACCTCGTCGCCCGGTACGCGGACCCGACGACCGCGCTGGCGTTCGCACGCATCGAGAACCACTACTTCACACACGACGGCTGGTTCGACGACGGGCAGCTGATCCGCGACGCTCCCCGACTCCAGGGCATCCCGACCGTCATCGTGCAGGGGCGCTACGACATGTGCACGCCGGCCGTCACCGCATGGGACCTGCACCGGGCCCTGCCGTCGGCCGAGTTCCGCATGGTCGACGACGCCGGGCACGCGTTCGACGAGCCGGGGATCCTCGACGCCCTGCTCGAGACCACGGACCGGTTCGCCGGCGACGTTCGCTGA
- a CDS encoding glycosyl hydrolase, which yields MSPAVPRRSFLSMAALAGVTIVSSVALSGCTTFPRAFRSASARCAPRRASEVVPDTGSLFGVNLDWGQQTLEEYATLLGHRPAVAVVFADVPLGVQDVEDVRGAADQVRGQGGTLLLTLEPQDGLQSVTDHVADDVAALVNEMQESGVPVIVRFAHEMNGSWYPWGQQPDAYVAAFRRVARALRSGAPGSATMWAPNEGGGYPFIGGPSSAVAGTPAFDVLDTDGDGVLTTRDDPYTPYYPGDDVFDWVGLSIYHWGAAAPWGANVLPEEGKFAAKLTGTYNGAGGDETPVPDFYDLFGVRRNKPVAVPETAALVVPRGDPEGERAIKQAWWSQVFSAETASRFPNVRMVNWFEWDKYETEVQEHVDWTVLHDPATRAAFVGGLPGWLHFAEAPQPCRTVEPGR from the coding sequence GTGTCCCCTGCCGTGCCTCGCCGCTCGTTCCTGTCGATGGCAGCACTGGCGGGCGTGACCATCGTCAGCTCCGTCGCGCTGTCCGGTTGCACGACGTTCCCGCGCGCCTTCAGGAGTGCGTCCGCCCGCTGTGCTCCCCGCCGTGCGTCCGAGGTGGTGCCCGACACCGGGTCCCTGTTCGGCGTGAACCTGGACTGGGGCCAGCAGACGCTCGAGGAGTACGCGACGCTGCTGGGGCACAGGCCCGCAGTGGCGGTCGTGTTCGCGGACGTCCCGCTCGGAGTGCAGGACGTCGAGGACGTGCGCGGCGCCGCCGACCAGGTGCGCGGCCAGGGTGGCACGCTGCTGCTGACGCTCGAACCGCAGGACGGCCTGCAGTCCGTCACGGACCACGTCGCTGACGACGTCGCCGCCCTGGTGAACGAGATGCAGGAGAGCGGCGTTCCGGTCATCGTCCGTTTCGCACACGAGATGAACGGGTCCTGGTACCCCTGGGGCCAGCAGCCCGACGCGTACGTCGCCGCCTTCCGCCGCGTGGCCCGAGCGCTGCGGAGCGGGGCGCCGGGCAGCGCGACGATGTGGGCGCCGAACGAGGGCGGCGGCTACCCCTTCATCGGTGGTCCTTCCTCAGCCGTCGCCGGCACGCCCGCGTTCGACGTGCTCGACACCGACGGCGACGGGGTCCTCACGACACGTGACGACCCGTACACGCCCTACTACCCCGGCGATGACGTGTTCGACTGGGTCGGGTTGTCCATCTACCACTGGGGAGCCGCGGCACCCTGGGGTGCGAACGTCCTGCCGGAAGAGGGCAAGTTCGCAGCGAAGCTCACCGGTACGTACAACGGTGCGGGCGGTGACGAGACCCCCGTGCCCGACTTCTACGACTTGTTCGGGGTGCGTCGCAACAAGCCGGTCGCCGTTCCCGAGACCGCCGCGCTCGTCGTCCCGCGGGGCGACCCCGAGGGTGAACGCGCCATCAAGCAGGCCTGGTGGTCGCAGGTCTTCTCCGCCGAGACCGCTTCCCGCTTCCCGAACGTGCGGATGGTCAACTGGTTCGAGTGGGACAAGTACGAGACCGAGGTGCAGGAGCACGTCGACTGGACGGTCCTGCACGACCCGGCTACCCGTGCTGCCTTCGTCGGAGGGCTGCCCGGATGGCTGCACTTCGCGGAGGCCCCGCAGCCGTGCCGGACGGTGGAACCCGGCCGGTGA
- a CDS encoding LamG-like jellyroll fold domain-containing protein: MTAHRPLPRASRRRTTALGVSALAVAAAVGLPALTATPAPAAAAPAPAADLASRFTLAVLPDTQFYSRYSASQFLPRYGDDPFHVQTQWLADNADELHIPFTTHVGDVVDQVGQAGEWQAADRAMSVLDAADMPYSITTGNHDVRNSADTVFDTSYDLAAEPYLRTFPASRATGQPTVESGTDRTGLSQFHVFEAEGQRFLSLALPWRASDETLAWANQVIAAHPTLPTILTSHEVINIATDGLTAVDTAYGERLWKNVIAPNDQVFLTLNGHFHGSTWKSRTNDAGHAVTQVLIDHQMDYEGGNGYLGLMEFDLTNGTLAMQTASPWVTWKPTETLTSYDQPLLDAANQRYSVPVDFRTRFAGFAPDFRAGSADEPPLIERARQMLLDGFEGAPPVTTELPGGRADHTIVDGTLAWWRPGEQETGTLVPGATVDDVVGDADLTRMTHAESGSSTAQDGDVTVTDEAHPLSSDGAGLCFANADKAAKRFSALTSPGDTAVDRATFPEGYTIETFLEVDPSWTDGANSWSKAIVRSGNRSQIGVPQTRWDWTASPAALGISNLKEFQWTEVTADPSKGDRTAWSGEIIPGRWLHVALVNDVDARTTTMYIDGAPVLRNATDTGGQTVQDGMPWLFGSDWVDDAATNGWNGCIGETRVVDHPIGAESWLTARADLDALTVDEPGTEVAPTAVTGSGHPGATVTLSGAVAGSTEVAEDGTWSVELAGEDVDAVRAAALVRAAATGEAQAVQSIGNRSGAAVAFAVALPDDADPTDPTDPTDPTPTDPGSPGPGDGDDGSGDDGTVTPAPGALLPGADGPDAGDGTAPDGDLAFTGAHGLGVLGVTALLLLAAGTAVLVRRRLGTLPRITPTEQ; this comes from the coding sequence GTGACCGCACACCGACCACTCCCCCGAGCCTCCCGCCGGAGGACCACCGCCCTGGGCGTCAGCGCCCTCGCCGTGGCCGCCGCCGTCGGCCTCCCCGCCCTGACCGCGACCCCCGCACCGGCCGCCGCCGCTCCCGCACCGGCCGCCGACCTCGCCTCCCGCTTCACCCTCGCGGTGCTGCCGGACACGCAGTTCTACTCCCGCTACTCGGCGTCGCAGTTCCTCCCCCGCTACGGCGACGACCCGTTCCACGTGCAGACGCAATGGCTCGCCGACAACGCCGACGAGCTGCACATCCCGTTCACCACCCACGTCGGCGACGTCGTCGACCAGGTGGGACAGGCCGGCGAGTGGCAGGCCGCCGACCGGGCGATGTCCGTGCTCGACGCGGCGGACATGCCGTACAGCATCACGACGGGCAACCACGACGTCCGGAACTCCGCGGACACGGTGTTCGACACGTCGTACGACCTCGCCGCCGAGCCGTACCTGCGGACCTTCCCCGCCTCCCGCGCCACCGGCCAGCCGACCGTCGAGTCGGGCACGGACCGCACCGGACTGAGCCAGTTCCACGTGTTCGAGGCCGAGGGGCAACGCTTCCTCTCCCTCGCACTGCCGTGGCGGGCCTCCGACGAGACGCTCGCGTGGGCGAACCAGGTCATCGCGGCCCACCCGACGCTGCCGACGATCCTCACCTCGCACGAGGTCATCAACATCGCCACCGACGGCCTCACCGCGGTGGACACGGCCTACGGCGAGCGCCTGTGGAAGAACGTCATCGCCCCGAACGACCAGGTGTTCCTGACGCTCAACGGCCACTTCCACGGCTCGACGTGGAAGAGCCGCACGAACGACGCCGGGCACGCGGTCACGCAGGTCCTCATCGACCACCAGATGGACTACGAGGGCGGCAACGGCTACCTCGGCCTCATGGAGTTCGACCTGACGAACGGCACCCTGGCCATGCAGACCGCGTCGCCGTGGGTGACGTGGAAGCCGACCGAGACGCTGACGTCCTACGACCAGCCGCTGCTCGACGCGGCGAACCAGCGCTACTCGGTGCCGGTGGACTTCCGGACCCGGTTCGCCGGCTTCGCGCCGGACTTCCGTGCGGGCAGCGCCGACGAGCCGCCGCTCATCGAGCGCGCACGGCAGATGCTGCTCGACGGTTTCGAGGGCGCACCACCCGTCACGACCGAGCTCCCCGGCGGCCGCGCCGACCACACCATCGTCGACGGCACCCTCGCCTGGTGGCGTCCCGGTGAGCAGGAGACCGGCACCCTGGTTCCCGGCGCCACCGTGGACGACGTCGTCGGCGACGCGGACCTCACCCGCATGACCCACGCCGAGTCGGGATCCTCGACCGCGCAGGACGGCGACGTGACCGTCACCGACGAGGCGCACCCGCTCTCCTCGGACGGCGCCGGCCTCTGCTTCGCGAACGCCGACAAGGCCGCGAAGCGCTTCAGCGCGCTCACCTCCCCCGGTGACACGGCCGTCGACCGGGCGACCTTCCCGGAGGGCTACACGATCGAGACGTTCCTCGAGGTCGACCCCTCGTGGACCGACGGCGCGAACTCGTGGTCGAAGGCGATCGTCCGCAGCGGCAACCGCTCGCAGATCGGCGTCCCGCAGACCCGCTGGGACTGGACGGCGTCGCCCGCGGCGCTCGGCATCTCGAACCTCAAGGAGTTCCAGTGGACCGAGGTGACCGCCGACCCGTCGAAGGGTGACCGCACCGCCTGGTCGGGCGAGATCATCCCCGGCCGCTGGCTGCACGTCGCCCTCGTGAACGACGTCGACGCCCGCACCACCACGATGTACATCGACGGCGCCCCGGTGCTCCGCAACGCGACCGACACCGGTGGGCAGACCGTGCAGGACGGCATGCCGTGGCTGTTCGGCAGCGACTGGGTCGACGACGCCGCCACGAACGGCTGGAACGGCTGCATCGGTGAGACCCGCGTGGTCGACCACCCGATCGGTGCCGAGTCCTGGCTGACCGCCCGCGCCGACCTCGACGCGCTGACCGTCGACGAGCCGGGCACCGAGGTCGCCCCGACCGCCGTCACCGGCTCCGGCCACCCGGGCGCCACCGTCACGCTCTCCGGCGCGGTCGCCGGCAGCACCGAGGTCGCCGAGGACGGCACCTGGTCGGTCGAGCTCGCCGGCGAGGACGTCGACGCCGTGCGGGCCGCCGCACTCGTCCGCGCCGCAGCGACCGGCGAGGCCCAGGCCGTCCAGTCGATCGGCAACCGCAGCGGTGCAGCGGTCGCGTTCGCGGTCGCCCTGCCGGACGATGCCGACCCGACGGACCCGACGGACCCGACCGACCCGACGCCGACCGACCCCGGGTCGCCGGGTCCCGGTGACGGTGATGACGGCTCGGGTGACGACGGCACGGTGACCCCCGCGCCGGGTGCCCTCCTGCCGGGCGCTGACGGCCCGGACGCCGGCGACGGCACCGCACCGGACGGCGACCTCGCCTTCACGGGTGCGCACGGCCTCGGCGTCCTCGGTGTGACGGCGCTCCTGCTGCTCGCCGCGGGGACCGCGGTCCTCGTCCGCCGACGACTGGGCACCCTGCCCCGGATCACGCCCACGGAGCAGTAG
- a CDS encoding GNAT family N-acetyltransferase: MKVRLLDVDDSAALVPLLDQLGYPSSEQAIRGRLEFLLSDTAVGCWVAEDDAGLAGLLTGQLSRSIETDGPAARLTALVVDERSRGQGTARLLTAAFEEWARSNGATKAGLSSNTSRVDAHAAYRKLGWTNTALSFTKDLSDPTAMDEAAA; encoded by the coding sequence GTGAAGGTGCGCCTGCTCGACGTCGATGACTCTGCCGCTCTCGTTCCCCTCCTCGACCAGCTCGGCTATCCGTCCTCGGAACAGGCGATTCGTGGCCGCCTCGAGTTCCTCCTGTCCGATACCGCGGTCGGCTGCTGGGTCGCTGAAGACGACGCCGGACTCGCGGGTCTGCTCACCGGCCAGCTGAGCCGGAGCATCGAGACCGACGGGCCAGCGGCTCGCCTGACGGCACTCGTCGTCGACGAACGCTCACGCGGGCAAGGGACGGCGCGGCTGCTGACAGCGGCGTTTGAGGAATGGGCACGAAGCAATGGGGCCACGAAGGCCGGCCTGAGTTCGAACACGAGCCGTGTAGATGCGCACGCTGCATACCGAAAGCTCGGGTGGACCAACACGGCGTTGAGCTTCACCAAGGACCTCTCCGACCCCACCGCGATGGACGAGGCAGCCGCATGA
- a CDS encoding SDR family oxidoreductase, whose translation MSGLIAVTGGSRGIGAAVVERAAAAGSDVLIGFRGEEDAAQTVAEQVRRTGRQAVTARVDVTDPQSLDDFLRAGTSLGPLTGLVASAGAVQAVGRLVDLDPESIKRDLEVNLLGAVLTARAAIPYLAQSRGSMVLIGSAAATIGSPGSYVHYAAAKAGIAALTVGLSKELAASAIRVNCVEPGTVWTDFHQDPERPAKVAASIPWGRAGEPAEIAGAVAWLLSAEAGYTTGATLRVAGGL comes from the coding sequence ATGAGTGGATTGATCGCGGTGACGGGCGGCTCACGCGGTATCGGCGCGGCCGTCGTGGAACGGGCCGCTGCAGCTGGGTCTGATGTCCTCATCGGTTTCCGGGGCGAGGAGGACGCGGCACAGACGGTGGCGGAGCAGGTCCGTCGGACCGGTCGGCAGGCGGTGACGGCTCGAGTGGACGTCACTGATCCGCAGTCGTTGGACGACTTCCTCCGAGCCGGAACGTCCCTCGGCCCGCTCACGGGTCTCGTCGCATCGGCCGGTGCCGTCCAGGCGGTCGGACGTCTCGTCGACCTCGACCCCGAATCGATCAAGCGGGACCTGGAGGTCAACCTGCTCGGGGCGGTGCTCACCGCCCGTGCCGCGATCCCGTACCTCGCGCAATCCCGTGGGTCAATGGTCCTCATCGGCTCCGCTGCGGCCACCATCGGCAGCCCCGGTTCGTACGTGCACTACGCCGCAGCGAAAGCCGGCATCGCCGCACTGACGGTCGGCCTGTCCAAGGAACTCGCCGCGTCTGCGATCCGCGTCAACTGCGTCGAACCCGGCACGGTCTGGACCGACTTTCACCAGGACCCGGAGCGGCCAGCGAAGGTCGCCGCGTCGATCCCTTGGGGCCGAGCCGGCGAACCGGCCGAGATCGCCGGTGCCGTCGCCTGGCTACTGTCCGCCGAGGCCGGATACACCACCGGCGCCACACTGCGCGTCGCTGGCGGGCTCTGA
- a CDS encoding DinB family protein encodes MDAGVDEHGRIEPDVGGDEWATLNGFLDYQRATFAWKVAGLDATQLARPLPPSTMTLAGLLKHLAYVEHGWFDGCLLGEPRREPWASVDWAATPDWDWDSAIGQDPTELLSLWEGSVMHARSVALTAYETGGLSQKAVSVWRDGRSPSLRWILMHMLEEYARHNGHADLLREAVDGQAGE; translated from the coding sequence ATGGACGCAGGCGTGGATGAGCACGGCAGGATCGAGCCGGATGTCGGAGGCGACGAGTGGGCCACGTTGAACGGGTTCCTCGACTACCAGCGGGCGACGTTCGCCTGGAAGGTCGCGGGGCTCGACGCGACCCAGCTGGCCCGGCCACTCCCGCCGTCGACCATGACCCTCGCCGGATTGCTGAAGCACCTCGCGTACGTCGAACACGGCTGGTTCGACGGCTGTCTGCTCGGTGAGCCCCGTCGGGAACCGTGGGCTTCGGTGGACTGGGCTGCCACTCCGGATTGGGACTGGGACTCCGCGATCGGGCAGGATCCGACTGAACTGCTCAGCCTCTGGGAGGGCTCCGTGATGCACGCCCGGTCCGTTGCCCTCACGGCCTACGAGACGGGCGGCCTGAGCCAGAAGGCGGTCAGTGTCTGGCGGGATGGGCGCTCACCGAGCCTGCGGTGGATCCTCATGCACATGCTCGAGGAGTACGCCCGCCACAACGGCCACGCGGACCTCCTCCGGGAAGCCGTCGATGGGCAAGCCGGCGAGTAG
- a CDS encoding GNAT family protein: MRASPGSGSVTERGSWEDDGVRTSPWPARSGALLLRDSRPEDADQLVALRNNPVVNRFMLRTHVDSDAYVQEWASIPDSDTDFSCIAEIDGQIAGLGFLDVTDGLGQPGMPRGTQGVIGYMLQPDLTGRGLGTDLTRGLLTAAFDALRLRRVTASCNADNIASARILEKNGMRREQHGIEDSWHADLGWVDGYQYAMLDREWAAARTVR, encoded by the coding sequence ATGCGCGCGAGTCCCGGTAGCGGATCGGTCACCGAGCGTGGCTCCTGGGAGGATGACGGCGTGCGCACCTCTCCGTGGCCCGCTCGGAGCGGGGCTCTCCTTCTCCGCGATTCCCGACCCGAGGATGCGGACCAGCTCGTCGCTCTGCGGAACAACCCCGTGGTCAACCGGTTCATGCTCCGTACCCACGTCGACTCGGACGCCTACGTCCAAGAGTGGGCGAGCATCCCCGACAGCGACACCGACTTCTCGTGCATCGCCGAAATAGACGGCCAGATCGCGGGCCTGGGCTTCCTCGACGTCACCGACGGACTGGGACAACCAGGGATGCCCCGAGGCACGCAAGGCGTCATCGGCTACATGCTGCAACCCGACCTCACCGGACGAGGACTGGGAACGGACCTGACACGCGGCCTCCTGACCGCGGCGTTCGACGCGCTCCGACTCCGGCGCGTCACCGCCAGCTGCAACGCGGACAACATCGCCTCAGCCCGCATCCTCGAAAAGAACGGGATGCGACGCGAGCAGCACGGCATCGAGGACTCCTGGCACGCCGACCTGGGCTGGGTCGACGGCTACCAGTACGCCATGCTCGATCGCGAGTGGGCCGCCGCTCGAACCGTCCGTTGA
- a CDS encoding helix-turn-helix domain-containing protein gives MTGTSTKPGTREGQTIPGLIVGPQRELLDQLLDKWGQLILTLLCEESRRFNELKRDLEGVTQKSLTQALRRLERNGLVERHVLEQRPIAVEYRITSLGRTLDKPFLALLSWTADHLDEVEECRQAYDQGTPGLSH, from the coding sequence ATGACAGGTACTTCAACGAAACCTGGTACCCGCGAAGGCCAGACGATTCCGGGCCTCATCGTGGGGCCGCAGCGCGAACTCCTCGATCAGCTCCTCGACAAGTGGGGGCAGCTGATCCTGACGCTGCTATGCGAGGAGTCGCGCCGCTTCAACGAGCTCAAGCGCGACCTCGAGGGCGTCACGCAGAAGTCCCTGACACAGGCGCTTCGGCGTCTCGAGCGCAACGGACTCGTCGAACGTCACGTACTCGAGCAACGCCCCATCGCCGTCGAGTACCGCATCACATCCCTCGGTCGCACTCTCGACAAGCCATTCCTCGCACTGCTCTCCTGGACCGCCGACCACCTCGACGAGGTAGAGGAGTGCAGGCAGGCATACGACCAGGGCACACCCGGCCTGTCTCACTAG
- a CDS encoding enoyl-CoA hydratase/isomerase family protein, protein MTEQSLTTLQLERQDGVLWVTIDVPPINLMTAQLLLDFDAVAASAEKDPDLHVIVIQSANPEFFMAHGDLTFVEDPASYAALPIAEDTLVGTGPMMRLHERWRRLPQTTIAKVAGLTRGGGPEMIASLDLRFAALETAAFGQFETLTGIVPGAGATAHLPRLLGRARALEVVLTGGLIDAATAERWGWVNRALPAAELDAYVDWVALTIANLPAGVRVAATKAIDAADGPLEDALRAEDRYLGETFTPASGELAKAALAAGAHTREVELNLEEVLRANLARKR, encoded by the coding sequence ATGACCGAGCAGTCCCTGACCACCCTCCAGCTCGAGCGCCAGGACGGCGTGCTGTGGGTCACGATCGACGTACCGCCGATCAACCTCATGACGGCCCAGCTCCTGCTCGACTTCGACGCCGTCGCGGCATCGGCCGAGAAGGACCCCGACCTGCACGTCATCGTCATCCAGAGCGCCAACCCTGAGTTCTTCATGGCTCACGGCGATCTGACGTTCGTCGAGGACCCCGCGTCGTACGCTGCCCTTCCGATCGCGGAGGACACTCTCGTCGGAACCGGCCCGATGATGCGGCTCCACGAGCGCTGGCGGCGCCTGCCCCAGACCACCATCGCGAAGGTTGCAGGCCTGACCCGTGGTGGCGGCCCGGAGATGATCGCCAGCCTGGACCTCCGCTTCGCAGCGCTCGAGACCGCGGCCTTCGGCCAGTTCGAAACCCTCACCGGCATCGTCCCCGGCGCCGGCGCAACCGCACACCTGCCCCGTCTGCTCGGACGCGCTCGAGCCCTCGAAGTCGTCCTCACCGGCGGTCTCATCGACGCTGCGACCGCCGAGCGCTGGGGATGGGTGAACCGTGCACTGCCCGCCGCGGAGCTGGATGCGTACGTCGACTGGGTCGCGCTGACGATCGCCAACCTGCCTGCCGGTGTCCGCGTCGCAGCCACGAAGGCGATCGACGCAGCCGACGGCCCCCTCGAGGATGCGCTGCGTGCCGAGGACCGCTACCTCGGAGAGACCTTCACGCCCGCTTCCGGGGAGCTTGCCAAGGCAGCCCTCGCCGCCGGCGCGCACACGCGTGAAGTCGAGCTCAACCTCGAAGAGGTCCTGCGAGCAAATCTCGCCCGCAAACGCTGA
- a CDS encoding alpha/beta hydrolase fold domain-containing protein, which yields MTEYRLDEEFAQAIVQLPSEFMNMAEPPANDVHALREVINFQYTEMGKLAPPAPDGVNREDVSIPVGDGVTLEARWYTKWDARPGSAVVYAHGGGQVAGTLDHYDRRMRVYVTETSVPILSVGYRVAPEGKGQQLSEDVFAGVLWLNEHADRLGIDRARIAVMGDSGGGGLAAAAAVLGRDRGIPIAQQILIYAMLDDTVDTASEALAPFLAWTAPMNATSWNARSGGPVSETTSPARLIDARGLAAAYVEVGDLDLMRDESIAYAMKLSAADVPLELHVHPGTPHAYEWLDENAGVTQRSLENRYRVLRSL from the coding sequence ATGACCGAATACCGTCTCGACGAGGAGTTCGCGCAGGCGATCGTGCAGCTCCCATCAGAGTTCATGAACATGGCCGAGCCCCCCGCGAATGACGTGCACGCGCTGCGCGAGGTGATCAACTTCCAGTACACGGAGATGGGCAAGCTGGCACCGCCCGCCCCGGACGGCGTGAATCGGGAGGACGTTTCCATCCCGGTCGGCGACGGCGTGACGCTCGAAGCGCGCTGGTACACCAAGTGGGACGCGCGCCCCGGATCTGCTGTCGTCTACGCCCACGGCGGCGGTCAGGTTGCTGGCACTCTCGATCACTACGACCGCCGGATGCGGGTCTACGTCACGGAGACCTCCGTGCCGATCCTGTCGGTCGGCTACCGTGTCGCCCCGGAGGGGAAGGGCCAGCAGCTGAGCGAAGACGTCTTCGCCGGAGTGCTGTGGCTGAACGAGCATGCTGACCGGCTCGGGATCGACCGTGCACGGATCGCGGTGATGGGCGACAGTGGTGGCGGCGGACTCGCCGCGGCGGCCGCCGTGCTGGGTAGGGACCGAGGCATCCCGATCGCTCAGCAGATCTTGATCTACGCCATGCTCGACGACACCGTGGACACCGCCAGCGAGGCGCTCGCGCCGTTCCTGGCCTGGACCGCCCCCATGAATGCGACCTCCTGGAACGCCCGCTCTGGCGGTCCCGTCTCGGAGACCACCTCTCCGGCGCGGCTGATCGACGCCCGCGGCCTCGCCGCGGCGTACGTCGAAGTGGGTGACCTCGACCTCATGCGAGACGAGAGCATCGCCTACGCAATGAAGTTGTCGGCTGCCGACGTCCCGCTCGAGCTCCACGTTCACCCCGGAACGCCGCATGCCTACGAGTGGCTGGACGAGAACGCGGGAGTCACACAGCGCTCCCTCGAGAACCGCTACCGCGTTCTCCGCTCCCTCTGA
- a CDS encoding SRPBCC family protein, with product MPVVESRCVVPVDVDVAFAVSQTQGEVRKRWDPFIRRQHLIGATVPGKGVRTYTVQRFGLAMESEYVSYNPPSNVGMKMTKGSWFFERMGGGWRFSAADGQPGHTLAVWRYNFTCKPKWLAPLAERIGVLVLQRDIDRRIAGFARGCEDPVVLAAAAPDRGR from the coding sequence ATGCCCGTCGTCGAGTCCCGCTGTGTCGTCCCGGTCGACGTGGACGTCGCCTTCGCCGTCTCGCAGACGCAGGGCGAGGTCCGGAAGCGGTGGGACCCGTTCATCCGGCGGCAGCACCTCATCGGCGCGACCGTTCCCGGCAAGGGCGTGCGGACGTACACGGTGCAGCGGTTCGGCCTGGCGATGGAGAGCGAGTACGTCTCGTACAACCCGCCGTCGAACGTGGGGATGAAGATGACGAAGGGCTCGTGGTTCTTCGAGCGCATGGGCGGCGGCTGGCGGTTCAGCGCGGCTGACGGGCAGCCGGGGCACACGCTCGCCGTCTGGCGCTACAACTTCACGTGCAAGCCGAAGTGGCTGGCGCCGCTCGCGGAGCGCATCGGCGTGCTCGTGCTGCAGCGGGACATCGACCGGCGGATCGCGGGCTTCGCGCGGGGCTGCGAGGACCCGGTGGTGCTGGCCGCCGCGGCTCCGGACCGGGGCCGCTGA